Proteins encoded together in one Flavobacteriales bacterium window:
- a CDS encoding DUF1987 domain-containing protein → MERFELAATAKTPRVLLDPARGVLELSGSSIHENADKFFRPIFDQLRSYLDAPQRHTVVRVELEYFNSSSAKYLLDLLRIVDDGHATGRTSASVEWGYRSDDLDMREVGEDYRGLLDMPVRLVQRRS, encoded by the coding sequence ATGGAGCGGTTCGAGCTGGCGGCCACGGCCAAGACCCCCCGGGTGCTCCTCGACCCCGCACGTGGCGTGCTGGAGCTCAGCGGCTCCTCCATCCACGAGAATGCGGATAAGTTCTTCCGGCCCATCTTCGATCAGCTCCGCTCCTACCTCGACGCCCCCCAGCGACACACGGTCGTCCGCGTCGAGCTGGAGTACTTCAATTCCAGTTCCGCAAAATACCTGCTGGACCTCCTGCGCATCGTGGACGACGGGCATGCCACCGGGCGCACCTCAGCTTCGGTGGAATGGGGCTATCGGTCGGACGACCTGGACATGCGGGAGGTGGGCGAGGACTACCGTGGTCTGCTGGACATGCCGGTGCGCCTGGTGCAGCGCAGGTCCTGA
- a CDS encoding universal stress protein — MKTILVPYDFSDCATDALRVAAKLARLSGACIDIVHMYEQMTDFHTENQRLRDEIEAKLDKLPQLPFLEGLELKKFMLRQMSITEMFKNDNLAHVDLVVMGSHGARGIRGLVGSNTQRIVRIAPMPVLVIKHHLEDFAVNDVVYASTFTEADNAKFEAFLPLLRLFDARIHLLKVNTPKAFERSEDSTRAMDAFLQRHELGKYTATIYNDLSIEEGILNFSRGIDTDLIAMATHGRTGFFHVVNGSLTEDIVNHTSYPVLSIKL; from the coding sequence ATGAAGACCATCCTTGTTCCCTACGATTTCTCGGACTGCGCGACCGATGCCCTGCGTGTGGCCGCCAAGCTGGCCCGGCTGTCCGGAGCGTGCATCGATATCGTGCACATGTACGAGCAGATGACGGACTTCCATACGGAGAACCAGCGTTTACGCGACGAGATCGAGGCGAAGCTCGACAAGCTCCCGCAGCTACCGTTCCTGGAGGGCCTTGAACTGAAGAAGTTCATGCTGCGGCAGATGTCCATCACGGAAATGTTCAAGAACGACAACCTGGCCCACGTGGACCTGGTGGTGATGGGCTCCCACGGCGCGCGGGGCATCCGCGGGCTGGTGGGCTCCAACACGCAGCGCATCGTCCGCATCGCACCCATGCCCGTCCTGGTCATCAAGCATCACCTCGAGGACTTCGCCGTGAACGACGTGGTGTACGCGAGCACCTTCACCGAGGCGGACAACGCCAAGTTCGAGGCGTTCCTGCCCCTCCTCCGTCTGTTCGACGCACGGATCCACCTGCTGAAGGTGAACACGCCGAAGGCCTTCGAGCGCAGCGAGGATTCCACCCGGGCGATGGACGCCTTCCTCCAGCGTCACGAGCTGGGAAAGTACACGGCCACCATCTACAACGACCTCAGCATCGAGGAGGGGATCCTGAACTTCTCGCGCGGCATCGACACGGACCTGATCGCCATGGCCACCCATGGTCGCACGGGCTTCTTCCATGTGGTGAACGGCAGCCTCACGGAGGACATCGTCAACCACACCTCGTACCCGGTGCTCAGTATCAAGCTCTAA
- a CDS encoding DUF1883 domain-containing protein — MQYLYKQFQAKKKEIIEVEIDRPTKVRFMTAVEYKRYKNCRSFTYYGGTFDSSPVRFVIPHDAVWYVVVEKGSRYSPVRVQAQCRMLQPDRQVLSSVALDAPAHVRDAEDRAALMEAEVPEEGRAEE; from the coding sequence ATGCAGTACCTGTACAAACAGTTCCAGGCCAAGAAGAAGGAGATCATCGAGGTGGAGATCGACCGGCCGACCAAGGTGCGGTTCATGACCGCGGTGGAGTATAAGCGGTATAAGAACTGCCGCAGCTTCACCTATTACGGAGGGACCTTTGATAGCTCTCCGGTACGCTTCGTCATCCCGCATGACGCGGTGTGGTACGTGGTGGTGGAGAAAGGGAGCCGCTACAGCCCGGTGCGTGTGCAGGCCCAGTGCCGTATGCTGCAACCCGACCGACAGGTGCTCTCCAGCGTGGCGCTGGACGCACCGGCCCATGTGCGCGATGCCGAGGACCGCGCTGCGCTGATGGAGGCCGAGGTGCCCGAGGAGGGTCGCGCGGAGGAGTGA
- a CDS encoding Hsp20/alpha crystallin family protein, with product MTIVKYRPKASYVSPFNTLVNEFFGRDMNSIFGQDEPRQALPSVNIIERDAEFKLEVMAPSYKKEDLKVNVEDNVLTVSAEKKNEEHKDGDRFTRREFHFSSFSRSFRLPESANADRIKAEYTDGILHLSIPKVEATKPKAKEIAVD from the coding sequence ATGACCATCGTGAAGTACCGCCCCAAAGCCAGCTACGTGAGCCCGTTCAATACGCTGGTGAACGAGTTCTTCGGCCGCGACATGAACAGCATCTTCGGGCAGGACGAGCCCCGTCAAGCGCTTCCGAGCGTGAACATCATCGAGCGTGATGCGGAGTTCAAGCTGGAGGTGATGGCCCCCAGCTACAAAAAGGAGGACCTCAAGGTGAACGTCGAGGACAATGTGCTCACGGTGAGCGCTGAAAAGAAGAACGAAGAACACAAGGATGGTGACCGGTTCACACGTCGTGAGTTCCACTTCAGCTCCTTCTCACGCAGCTTCCGCCTTCCCGAAAGCGCGAACGCGGACCGGATCAAGGCCGAGTACACTGATGGGATCCTGCACCTCTCGATCCCGAAGGTGGAGGCCACCAAGCCGAAGGCCAAGGAGATCGCCGTGGACTGA
- a CDS encoding rRNA cytosine-C5-methylase: MRRPRKARDVGAMPPLPTGLIERLSATLGNEAPALLAALDRPPSTSIRLNRLKPGGPTGEPVPWCTTGRYLDERPLFTVDPLLHAGAYYVQEAGSMLIERAMAAAGLIGADALALDLCAAPGGKSTHLLSLLGPGAVVVCNELDGRRQAVLQENVWKWGSPNACVTRLPAEAFGTLPHFDLVLLDAPCSGEGLMRREPVARAQWSLELVRQCSAVQAGLLHHAWGALRPGGVLIYSTCTWADEEDEGQLHRFLQQHEAEVLTIDPLDSGPVRGELGLTCMPHRCRAEGFFIAAVRKPGRSSSPPDAGPCSADGHLLRPPGWAAVTAALRAAIDRSGGALPLTMAVPGGTAPHPAAACCPEAVDLLRSVLPFTTVDLDRDGALAFLRGEAIASTGARGHALMCHAGLGLGWAKGAGNRWNNRHPAGWRIRTRRNGV; the protein is encoded by the coding sequence ATGCGGCGACCGCGCAAGGCCAGGGACGTCGGCGCGATGCCGCCCCTGCCCACCGGCCTCATCGAACGCCTCTCGGCCACCCTGGGGAACGAAGCCCCCGCCCTGCTCGCCGCGCTCGACCGCCCTCCGTCCACCAGCATCCGCCTCAACCGCCTCAAACCCGGCGGCCCCACGGGCGAACCCGTGCCCTGGTGCACCACGGGCCGTTACCTCGACGAACGTCCGCTGTTCACCGTGGACCCCCTGCTGCACGCCGGCGCCTACTATGTGCAGGAAGCGGGCAGCATGCTGATCGAGCGCGCGATGGCCGCCGCAGGCCTGATCGGCGCCGACGCGCTCGCCCTCGACCTGTGCGCCGCCCCCGGGGGGAAGAGCACCCATCTGCTGTCCCTCCTGGGTCCGGGCGCCGTGGTCGTTTGCAACGAGCTGGATGGGCGCCGGCAGGCCGTGCTGCAGGAGAACGTGTGGAAATGGGGATCGCCCAACGCCTGCGTCACGCGGCTTCCCGCCGAGGCCTTCGGCACCCTTCCGCACTTCGACCTGGTGCTGCTGGACGCTCCGTGCAGCGGTGAAGGCCTGATGCGCCGCGAGCCCGTGGCCCGCGCACAGTGGTCGCTCGAGCTGGTGCGGCAATGCAGCGCGGTGCAGGCCGGCCTGTTGCACCACGCCTGGGGGGCCCTTCGCCCCGGTGGCGTGCTGATCTACAGCACCTGCACCTGGGCCGACGAGGAGGACGAAGGGCAACTTCATCGGTTCCTGCAACAGCACGAGGCCGAGGTGCTGACGATCGACCCGCTGGACAGCGGCCCTGTCCGGGGTGAGCTGGGGCTGACATGCATGCCCCATCGCTGCCGGGCCGAGGGCTTCTTCATCGCCGCGGTGCGCAAACCCGGCCGATCGTCATCGCCGCCCGATGCGGGCCCCTGCTCGGCGGACGGCCACCTCCTCCGGCCTCCGGGCTGGGCCGCAGTGACGGCAGCGCTGCGCGCCGCCATCGACCGGTCCGGCGGCGCTCTGCCCCTGACCATGGCGGTCCCCGGAGGAACGGCCCCACATCCCGCGGCCGCCTGCTGCCCGGAAGCCGTGGACCTGCTGCGATCGGTCCTTCCCTTCACCACAGTGGACCTGGACCGCGATGGGGCGCTCGCGTTCCTGCGGGGTGAGGCCATCGCCTCCACTGGGGCGCGGGGCCATGCCCTCATGTGCCACGCCGGCCTTGGCCTCGGCTGGGCCAAAGGCGCAGGCAACCGATGGAACAACCGCCATCCAGCAGGCTGGCGCATCCGCACGCGGCGGAACGGCGTTTAA
- a CDS encoding adenylosuccinate synthase produces the protein MGARMDVLLGAQWGDEGKGKVVDVVAPRYQVVARFQGGPNAGHTLWIEGRKHVLHTVPSGVFHDGVMNLVGNGVVIDPVIFLQELDGIAASGADLQGRLAISRRAHLILPTHRALDAASEAEKGKERIGSTLKGIGPTYMDKTGRNGLRVGDLERGDLHDRYRGLVRKHERLLGLYGAPGPDREAEERWMHAVERLRAMQLVDSEHYLDQAFRQGREVLAEGAQGTLLDIDFGTYPFVTSSSTICAGACTGLGVPPSRIGRVIGIFKAYCTRVGSGPFPTELTDDTGDHIRKAGNEFGSTTGRPRRCGWLDLPALRYAVMINGVSELAMMKADVLSDLDQVRVCTHYRVNGALADRLPYDLLEAEPVYADCDGWGSLGNDIPDSLERYIRRIEEAVQVPVRIVSTGPDRRQTIERPSAVAVL, from the coding sequence ATGGGCGCCCGGATGGACGTCCTGCTCGGCGCCCAGTGGGGCGATGAAGGCAAGGGCAAAGTGGTGGACGTGGTGGCCCCCCGGTATCAGGTGGTGGCCCGCTTCCAGGGCGGCCCCAACGCCGGCCACACCTTGTGGATCGAAGGCCGCAAACATGTGCTCCACACCGTGCCCAGCGGTGTGTTCCACGACGGGGTGATGAACCTCGTGGGCAACGGTGTGGTGATCGACCCGGTGATCTTCCTGCAGGAGCTCGATGGCATCGCGGCCAGCGGAGCGGACCTTCAGGGCCGGCTGGCCATCTCGCGCCGAGCACACCTCATCCTGCCCACGCACCGCGCGCTCGACGCCGCCAGCGAGGCCGAGAAGGGCAAGGAACGGATCGGAAGCACGCTCAAAGGCATCGGGCCCACCTACATGGACAAGACCGGCCGCAACGGCCTTCGCGTGGGCGACCTTGAGCGCGGCGACCTGCACGACCGCTACCGCGGCCTGGTGCGCAAGCACGAACGCCTGCTGGGCCTCTACGGCGCACCAGGTCCCGACCGCGAGGCCGAGGAGCGCTGGATGCACGCCGTGGAACGCCTGCGCGCCATGCAGCTGGTGGACAGCGAGCACTACCTGGACCAGGCCTTCCGCCAGGGCCGCGAGGTGCTCGCGGAAGGGGCCCAAGGCACCCTGCTCGACATCGATTTCGGCACCTATCCCTTCGTCACGAGCAGCAGCACCATCTGTGCCGGAGCCTGCACCGGCCTGGGGGTTCCGCCCTCGCGCATCGGCCGCGTGATCGGCATCTTCAAGGCCTACTGCACCCGCGTGGGCAGCGGGCCCTTCCCCACGGAGCTCACGGACGATACCGGCGACCACATCCGCAAGGCGGGCAACGAGTTCGGAAGCACCACGGGACGGCCGCGCCGATGCGGCTGGCTCGACCTGCCCGCCCTGCGCTACGCGGTGATGATCAATGGCGTGAGCGAACTGGCCATGATGAAGGCCGATGTGCTGAGCGACCTGGACCAGGTGCGCGTCTGCACGCACTACCGCGTGAACGGTGCGCTCGCCGACCGCTTGCCTTACGATCTGCTGGAGGCCGAACCGGTGTATGCCGACTGTGACGGCTGGGGTTCCCTGGGCAATGACATTCCCGACTCGCTCGAGCGCTACATCCGGCGGATCGAGGAGGCCGTGCAGGTGCCCGTACGGATCGTGTCCACCGGCCCGGACCGCCGGCAGACCATCGAACGGCCGAGCGCCGTGGCCGTCCTCTGA